From the Perognathus longimembris pacificus isolate PPM17 chromosome 9, ASM2315922v1, whole genome shotgun sequence genome, one window contains:
- the Htr1e gene encoding 5-hydroxytryptamine receptor 1E, translating into MNLTNRTAEASVAVRPKTVTEKMLICMTLVLITTLTMLLNTAVIMAICTTKKLHQPANYLICSLAVTDLLVAVLVMPLSVMYIVMESWKLGYFICEVWLSVDMTCCTCSILHLCVIALDRYWAITNAIEYARKRTAKRAGLMILTVWTISIFISMPPLFWRSHRQLSPPPSQCTIQHDHVIYTIYSTLGAFYIPLTLILILYYRIYHAAKNLYQKRGSSRHLSNRSTDSQNSFASCKLTQTFCVSDFSTSDPTTEFEKIHTSIRIPSFDNDLDHPAERQQISSTRERKAARILGLILGAFILSWLPFFIKELIVGLSIYTVSSEVADFLTWLGYVNSLINPLLYTSFNEDFKLAFKKLIRCREHT; encoded by the coding sequence ATGAACCTCACTAACCGTACTGCAGAAGCCAGCGTGGCTGTGAGACCTAAGACTGTCACAGAGAAGATGCTCATTTGCATGACGCTGGTGCTCATCACCACCTTGACCATGTTGCTGAACACAGCTGTCATCATGGCCATCTGCACCACCAAGAAGCTCCACCAGCCTGCCAACTACCTGATCTGTTCCCTGGCTGTGACAGACCTTCTGGTGGCCGTGCTGGTCATGCCCCTGAGCGTCATGTACATTGTCATGGAGAGCTGGAAGCTGGGATACTTCATCTGTGAGGTGTGGCTGAGTGTGGACATGACCTGCTGCACCTGCTCCATCCTCCATCTGTGTGTAATTGCCCTGGACAGGTACTGGGCCATCACCAATGCTATTGAGTATGCCAGGAAGAGGACAGCCAAAAGAGCTGGACTGATGATCCTTACTGTGTGGACCATCTCTATCTTCATCTCCATGCCCCCTCTGTTCTGGAGGAGCCATCGCCAACTCAGCCCACCCCCCAGCCAGTGCACCATCCAGCATGACCACGTGATCTACACCATCTATTCCACACTTGGGGCATTTTATATCCCCTTGACTTTGATCTTGATTCTCTATTACCGCATTTACCATGCAGCCAAGAACCTGTACCAAAAGAGGGGATCGAGCCGGCATTTAAGCAACAGAAGCACAGACAGCCAGAATTCTTTTGCAAGTTGCAAACTAACACAGACTTTCTGTGTGTCTGACTTCTCAACCTCAGATCCTACCACGGAGTTTGAAAAGATCCACACCTCCATCAGGATCCCTTCCTTCGACAACGATCTAGATCACCCTGCAGAACGACAACAGATCTCTAGTACCAGGGAACGCAAGGCAGCCCGCATCCTGGGACTGATTTTGGGTGCGTTCATTTTGTCTTGGCTGCCATTTTTCATCAAAGAATTGATTGTAGGTCTGAGCATCTATACCGTGTCTTCTGAAGTGGCTGATTTTTTGACATGGCTGGGTTACGTGAATTCTCTCATCAATCCTCTGCTGTACACTAGTTTTAACGAAGACTTTAAACTGGCTTTTAAAAAACTCATTCGATGTCGAGAGCATACATAG